The DNA sequence TTCCTTGTCGTAAACCTAGAGAAGTTGATTCTTGGGGGACAAGGTCTTGCTCAAAAAGGCTAGGGGTGGTTGTTTTGGGAGAGGACAGCTCCAATTCCTACCCCACTTGCATCAGCGGCAATGGTGAAGGGCTGCAAGAAATCCGGTAGAGCAAGGACCGGCGTTGAAGTCATAGCGTGCTTGAGGTGTAAGAAGGCTTCTTCGGAGGCCAGAGACCAAATAAAACCATCAGTTTTCAACATATCATTGAGTGGCTTGGTGATGAGACTATAATTGCGGATGAACCTTCTGTAATAGCCTGGTAGTCCTAGAAATGCACGCAGGGCCTTAATAGTAGTAGGTTTGGGCCATTCAAGCAAGCATTGAACCTTGGTTTGGTCCATGGAAACTCCCTGCCTAGAAATGACATGGCCCAAGTAACTGACAGTGGGTTGTCCAAATGTGCACTTGGAAAGTATAACTTTCAAGTGATTATCCTGCAAAATGGTAAACACTTCCCCAAGATGTGTAATATGGGAATCCAAATCGGGACTATAAACCAATATGTCATCAAAGAAGACCAAAACAAATTTCCGTAATAAAGGCTTGAAGATATGGTTCATTAAAGCTTGAAAAGTAGAAGGGGCGTTAGacaaaccaaaaggcatgacgaCGAATTCATAATGCCCCTCATGGGTTGGAAATGCCGTTTTGGGAATGTCGTCGGTGTCCATCCGAATTTGGTGGTAACCGGATCGTAAATCCAACTTTGAGAAGTAGTGAGCCCCATGGAGTTCATCCAACAATTCATCAACTACCAGGATAGGAAACCGGTCCTTAACCGTGGCGGCATTAAGTTGTCTATAATCTACACAAAAACGCCATGtgccctctttttttttaactagtAGCACCGGGGAGGAGAATGGGCTAGTGCTTGGCCGTATGAGCCCTTGGTCGAGCATTTCACGGACTTGGGACTCAAGCTCATCCTTTTGGGATTGTGCGTAACCGTTGATTGGATTGGTACCTTCCAATAGTGTGATCTTGTGGTCGATGGGCCGCTGGGGAGGAAGGCCCAAGAACGATGTAAAAAGATCACCAAAGCGCTCTAAAAGAGATGTGATGGCATTGTTGGTCACGTGTGACATAGAAGAAGGGCTGAGAATGGTTGGAGTGGGCTCAATGTGCTCGGTGGGTACTAGGCCCATAATCTCGGCCGTAGAAGCAAGAGGGAGACCAGAAGGGGATCGAAGAATGCCTTGTAATACATGACACTTCCCAATGGAGGTGAAAACCATCAGCTTTTCTGCAAAGTGCCAACCCACAAACCCCAATGAGTCTAACCAAGGGGTGGTGTTGGGTGAAAAGGACCCAAAAGGAATTTGGGTATTAGCAGAAGTGGTAGAGGAAGAGGTGGTGACTACGGAGGAGGGGGAAGGTGTGGTGGTTCGGTGCAAAATGGATTGCAGCACCGTACTCTGCGAGGCAGCGAAATGGTGAGTGAGTTTATCGATGGAAAGGTGTAGATCCTCATGCTGGGCTTGAAGCTGCTCCATGGTGAGCAGGGGAGGGGTAGGCGGTGGAGCTGTGGGGAGGAGTGGGTGGGATGGATGCGTTGGTCATGGGGACGGAGGGGGTTTGGACCTGGTTTCCGTGCAGGGTCATGGCTTTGATACCAAATTGTTAGATGCAATGAAATGCAGAAAGAATAAAACAAAGGAAATTCACAGAAAGTTCATGATTTTCATTCATACTGCAAAATAGAGAAGACTACAGCATATAAGGTGCTATGGACCATTGTCTTTACAACTGTGATGTACGACACGTGTCCCAGTACTAGATGATAGCTGTCCACAACTACTTGGCTAAAAGATCCACATAAGTGGGCTAATATGGTGACAGAAACTTAGAAAGAGGTGAGCGCTATCAAAATACAATCCCATAGTCCGTCATCCTAATTTTTTTACTGTTGGGCACCGGTCGATGAAGATCAAAACAGAGCTGCTTAAACTCTTCAACGTCATCCGCATATACAAATCGGTGACAGGCCAGGTGGTACCTGGCCATGTACCACCTGGTGCCAGGGGATGAAGCAATGAGGACAGACTCATCATTTAGCTGATGTAGAAACCAGCGCCGTGGTATGTACGAGAGCCAAATGAATTCTCCACCCACAGATTCTCCAGTCGTCATTTGATGCAAATAGGGAGATGAAAAAATATCAACCTCATTACAACAACGCTTCAGGAACTCAGATTCTTCATTGCTCATTTGATACCGATGGACAGATGATAAACCATTCTTTCCAGTTTCAAATGTAAACATAAATTCGTCGACTTTCTCCCAAAACCTTGAGCCAATAATAATAGAATATGATGCACAGAGAGCCAGTCCTTTCCAATTTTTGTCGCTCGAAGATGGTGGTAACTTCAATTCCCAGCTCCGGCCACATCTTCGGGCAACCGAGCGGCCCTTAATGTCAGCCCCAAACCACCCCGGAATTCCAGTAGAAGGGGGAATTGCATTATATATTAAATCCGGATCAAAGACCTACAgtacagacaaaataaaaacaaatcatATTTATGCAACAATGTTATTTCCGTAGATGGATgtaatagagagagaaaaaaagagacCTTGATATGCCCTTCAAGCATCGGAAGTTCATGCCTTGTCCATGGTTGAACATTTTGATAATCTGCTTCTACAAGTTGACTGATGAAAGGAAGATTATCAAAGAAAGAGGTCCAGCACTCGGTTATTGCATTCACAAACTCCCCCTCTTCTTGCCGGTACAAGAGACGCATCCCGCATTTCTCCACTGTCAAGCCTCTGCAGCTAACATATATTCTGGCCTCTACATCACTAACCACACTGAACTCCGTTAGCAAAATACTGGGGATGTAGGTTACCCAAATGAATCGACCAAGATGCAACGAATTGAGTTCCTCTTCAGTGATGGAACACATAGGGATAGGATTCAAGCAATAGTTGTCCTTGGCTCTCAAGTGACAGAGAAGTTTGACCAGGGACGTAGTTGGACGCTGGTCATGAACTTCAAAGGCAATACATATAGCAAGTCCTCTCCAATTCTCATCCTCGTGCAATCTTGAAGGTAGTTTGATTCCCACCCCAGACCAAGAAGACGTCCGATACGACATCTCATGTTTGAACCACACTGGAATTTCCTTGTCAGAGAAACAAATAATATTGTATGGGGAGGAAGGATCAAAATTCTGGAAAGCTGAAATTGTGTGTCCACCAAGACTGAGAGTAGCCAACTTGGACTGTCGAAGCAACAAGTGAAGGCATCTCTTCCACCGTGATGAACTATAGCTTCCCTGAAGTTGAGTCTCAGCCATTATATGTACATGATGACGAGCCAACACCAACGATTTATCTTTTTCAGCAATGTTTTCTTGGTTTCTGTCCCTGTTTTCCAAAAGGCTTCTGGAGTGGAGTAACATTACTGATCTGAAGTGGACCAACTGGGTAAGGTCAGACTCCCCAAAACCTTGCTGTTGCTGGAGATAGCATGTATAATTTCGCAGCCGCacaattgaagaagaaggagcttgTTCTGGTACTACTACTCCAGTACTTCTGCATCTGCAAAAAGTTATTTAGAGAATTAATTTATGCATTAATTAGCAAATACAACTTTTCTCTGCAGAAAATTAGGAATTAGTTCAACCTATGAAACCTGGAACAGCAATTGATGGGCGTTTCTGCTTCATCTGCACCGGGCCAATCAACAGGTTGGGCCTGGGAGCATGGTTGAGTGAGGACATGTTGCCCCAACGTGCCGGCACCCGCAGTTAATGAATGGGTCAAGTCTTCCAAATCATGCTCGAAAGCTAAACGGCTTCCACACACTAGGACCTCCATTTCTGCATCGGTGGTTCTGAACAAGGCGCTAACGCCCTGACATTGATTCAACTGTTGTTGAAAATGAACACGTGGTACATGTAATACAACAAATTGATCTGACGTCCCAACACAACTATTTATCTTGAGGGATCCGTGCATTATTATACTTTCACGATCATGAGAGCACAGAtcaacacaaaagaaaaaactattatTGCCAGATGTCGAAGTAGATGTACACCGAGAAAATTGAACATATAGTTCTAATCCAACCCATCTCTGATCATCAAGTAGGTTTTCAGTGATGTAACACAATGTTACATCCCCTGCATGGTGTTGGAGGAACCAGGGCGGGGTTGAAATTACTGGAGCAGGAAAGCAAAAATGGAAACTCTTCTCACGTCCATTGCGTCCCTGTTAAAGCATAAAATTAGTCACTTTATATAGTGAACTGAATTAGCGAACCTAGTAGATGTACGGAATTATACATGGGAGAGAGAAACAGGGACACAAAGAGAAACCTCATAGAGTTTCAACAGCTCTCCTCTCAATTTGATTTTAGAGTTACTTTTGCTGCAGGTATCTGCATTGAAAGTTGAAGTAGATCCCAGTTCCATCAGGTCACCAGTTGCTGTCTCCTCATCTAATATGTACTCGCAATGTCGATCAAAATTGGAATCAAGGTGTTGGGTAGCAGTCTGATTTGCTAAACTCTTTACAAACTCTGCAGCATCTTCCTCTGATATTAGACGCATCCCACAACCTCTCACTTTTAAATTCTGTCTCTTCGTTGAAATTGAAGCTCGAAGTGAGCTTGGTTTAACGAACATCCCACTAAATTGCCCACCTCGCGGTTCATAGCAACAAAGTGCATTTGACCCAGCCTTGAAGTCCATGAAGTTTTGAAAAACAAGGGAATTTTCAGGACCAACATCGGTGTGAAATTCACAGATAATCTCCTCCAATTCCCAAATCTTATTGAAATTACCTTCAAGGATTTCAAAAACAACAAACAGAGCAAGTCCCATACACGCACCGTTACCATTAGATAGTGGGATTGTTACAGAAGGGCCACTCCTCCAATGACTCCACAGATTGGGAATTCTTGTACTGTGTGGAAAACAAATTGCAAATGGCTTTTTACCATACACTCGGTCctgtaaaaaagaaaagaaaacttgatCAGTatgacacatatatatatatagagggagagagagagagagagagggagagagagagagagatcaaagtTGATGTTGGAGTTTAGGTCGGTGAAGGCTGAGTACGATCTGAGAGACGGTGGCGAAGCCTGTGGCTCCGTTGAGACCGAGGAGAgttgaatgagagagagagagagagaaagagagagaggaacagtaggaagaaagaaaaagaaatagaaaaagatgaattagataaaaaaaaaatttgaattaagacatgaaaagacgaaaatatccttcaaTTGTCAGCTTCTGTAACAagctaacggctccaggtaccaTTCTTCGGTCGGAGTCAGAACCTCAGgacctcaggtaccgttctgatattttctgaacatgaggtactgaagtttagaatggggcaaaggtcaggtactgtacggacgattttcccttatTAAAATGTATTAATCTTCGAGACTCTAATTCTCTTTATTTTGGGTCTAATTCTAAACTATGGGTGTACTTGGGGCGTTTTGGGTAGCTTACTCTGTTTTAAGGTAGGTTGTGCAAGGGTACTCTACGAAATGACTCTTTTGACGACTTCTCAAAAGTGTGTCGTTTTTGTACTACTTACTGAACATCTGTACAATATTGAcattttttcctaaaaaaaaaatcgtcaATATTTAAAAGAGTGAAAACTCACAATTTCTTTATACATTCTATACTTTCGTTTATAAAAACATCGTCATCATCGGTGATGTTTCCATCACTAAAATCATGCTTGTAAGATAAAATGTAAAAGTTGGAGTGTATATTTTAGGGCTGGGCACTCAAAACCGAAATCCCAGTACCGTTCCGAAACCGTCCCGAAATCCGTAAGTATGGGCCGGgatcaaattctgaaatttactatttgggcCCGTCCCGTCCCTTTTGGAGGAAACGGGCCCGATACCGGTACCGGCCCAATCAATACCGTTTGGTCCCGTTCCGTCCcgttttaattaaataaattaaatctttaatttttttttttagtatttcGCTGAGTTTGATTGGTTCGTTTTAGTCAAATGTATGGGAACACAGAGTTGCAACCACAGCTGATCACTATTAACCTAAACGAACAACTCGATCCCCAAATCGCTAAGACGCTAACAGCCTAACATCTTAGATCtgttctgatatatatatatatatatatatatatatatatataaaagaaaagaaaacttgatcagtatgatatatatatatatatagagagagagagagagagagagagagagagagaccgcaATGTAAACAGGAAACTGTAGTTCAACGCAGTCTTCGGGAGCTGGAACTGGGACGTGGCTTGGCTGATCATCATCCTGCTCATATTTTCCACAATGGATGAAACAGAACCCTTCTCCGGATGCCCGTATTATCCAAGTATCTGCATCATGCTTCAACATAGGACATTCTTGTGCATAAACATGCTTTAGATTGAAGGGAAGATTATTTGGCAAGGACTGTAACTTACTACATCTAAACAGGCGAAGTATTGTAAGCTCAGAAAGATTAGAGATGCTCTTAGGTATACTCACAAAGTTGTTTTCACTCAAATCTAAAAGCTGCAACGAGTATAAGCAACCAATTTCATGTGGTATGCTCACTAGATTGTTTCCACTCAAATCCAATTGCTGCAGAGAGGATAAGCGATCGATGTCATTAGGTATTGTCACAAAACTGTTCTcacccaaatccaaaatcttcAGAGAGGATAAGCAGTACAGGATATCAAGCACCTCTTCTGCTAGACCACACCTCCGTAGATTTAATGATTTCAAAGATCCTAAATCCGAGAACCATTTAGGCAACCGCAAGCCTCTGCATCCACAAAAAGATAGCACTTCAAGCTTCACCAAATATGAAATGGACGACGGTACCGCTGTTATAGAAGTTTCAGAGGCATCAAGCTCCTCCAAATGTTTCATGTTTTCCAGGTTAGATGGCAATATGGATACACGTGAGCAGCCCGACAGATTGAGAGATTTCAAACTTTGCAGGACTGGAACAGTCAAAAGGTTCCTGCAGCCTGACAGATTTATCAAAATAGGGGATTTCAATTGCGTCTCGCATATTGTCAGATGCTTTAATGCTGTCCCATCTAAATGCAATTCTGACAAATTATCTCCCTCAATATCTGGAAACTCTTCCAGCTTTGAACATCCTGAAAGAACAAATATCTTTAGAGACTTCAAGCTGATGAAACTGGGAAGGCTCTTTAGTTCTACACAtcctttcaaattcaaaaaaacCAGATGTTTGAGACGCCCAATTGTTGGGTGAACCTCTGACAATTTTTCACATCCTTCAAGGTTTAATTTCTTAAGATTTGGAACCCCGTTCAAGTCGGGGATCTTCTTCAAGTACTGGCAGTAGGAAAGATCGAGTTCTTCCAGATTTCCCAAACGAAACTGCATGTGCGTACAAAAGACAGTAATTAGATAAATAGTTAAATACTCAGAAAGAAAAGCACTATTGAACTTGATGACAATCCGATTCAATAAAAGCATATACAGATATACTGAAGTAAAacgatttttctttttaaaatctgtgcgattgagagagagatgggAACCTCATGGAGTTCAAGAAAGATGTCATCCTCTTCTGGTTTTCGACAGTTTATGATACTCAAACCCTTCTGAGGCGGATATCTCCTCCAACTAGATGAAGAATTTGTCAGCAGAGGACAATCACGTATATTTACATTTGTTAGACTTGATGGAAGATCTTTTGGCAACCACCGTAGTTTGCTACACTTGAAC is a window from the Rosa chinensis cultivar Old Blush chromosome 2, RchiOBHm-V2, whole genome shotgun sequence genome containing:
- the LOC112188838 gene encoding uncharacterized protein LOC112188838 isoform X1 translates to MRKRKREFWSSPRDQTVPPLCSSSSSFYMEVAASSSSSSPHTSPSSSSSPPSNWEHDVFLSFRGEDTRNSFTDHLYYAMSQRGIDAFRDTEKLRRGKSISPELLKAIEESKFAVTVLSTNYATSTWCLDELAHILDCRKVMGLEVLPVFYHVEPSEIRKQTGKYGKAFAKHETDSEEKMRKVNKWREALEDIAGLSGWHVTEDRRESEVIQEVVNEILNALNEMLSVPERELVGMDARILEIESRLELESTDVLTVGIWGMGGIGKTTLAKEVFKKIRNQFHPSGFVSQVRLQSEVELQRCLCESFLGDGSINIRTSEKGIKLLKKALYKKKVLIVLDDVDNFKQIECLAPGGPLGENIWGGGSRLIITTRDRSPLRDFNVQENKIYEVEKLRDAEAFQLLSQKAFKKDNPPEEFVALSKSFLQYASGLPLAHEVLGSYLSRLKVDEWSEILHRLDDDEDKDIFSVLQISYDGLQGTDKKIFLDIACFFNGEDHVRVKNILKGCGFSSRIGISNLIDKSLIKIERNKLWMHDLLRCLGWHIVRRESSSPGERSRLWLDDNARWFEGRMSWRFEDARNVVMDNTGTTAVEGLFLSLHEKEKMPLDDDPFLTMCNLRLLKIYNVNFLHVHPRYVSKKLRLLEWHECPLESLPSNFTSDKLVEFKMPNSRIKQLWNETLSLRLLILMDLSNCQYLATTPDFSKVPNLERLILEGCTELSVVHPTIGDLQQLVFLNLKGCASLESLPQSISLRSLRIFILSGCTKLEHFPEIVGNMDALSELYLDGTAIRELPLSIQHLEGLVLLNLSGCRNLLSLPSVLCSHLISLKFLYLSLCSSMEKLPENIGYLKHLEELDACDTAIRKVPESISGLKNLILLCFHGCSGLTGLELPNKFSGLRSLTALNLGGCNLAQGVIPDDIGDLFSLQSLDLSENNFSTIPESISQLSELTEISLFKCSKLRWLPKDLPSSLTNVNIRDCPLLTNSSSSWRRYPPQKGLSIINCRKPEEDDIFLELHEFRLGNLEELDLSYCQYLKKIPDLNGVPNLKKLNLEGCEKLSEVHPTIGRLKHLVFLNLKGCVELKSLPSFISLKSLKIFVLSGCSKLEEFPDIEGDNLSELHLDGTALKHLTICETQLKSPILINLSGCRNLLTVPVLQSLKSLNLSGCSRVSILPSNLENMKHLEELDASETSITAVPSSISYLVKLEVLSFCGCRGLRLPKWFSDLGSLKSLNLRRCGLAEEVLDILYCLSSLKILDLGENSFVTIPNDIDRLSSLQQLDLSGNNLVSIPHEIGCLYSLQLLDLSENNFVSIPKSISNLSELTILRLFRCSKLQSLPNNLPFNLKHVYAQECPMLKHDADTWIIRASGEGFCFIHCGKYEQDDDQPSHVPVPAPEDCVELQFPVYIADRVYGKKPFAICFPHSTRIPNLWSHWRSGPSVTIPLSNGNGACMGLALFVVFEILEGNFNKIWELEEIICEFHTDVGPENSLVFQNFMDFKAGSNALCCYEPRGGQFSGMFVKPSSLRASISTKRQNLKVRGCGMRLISEEDAAEFVKSLANQTATQHLDSNFDRHCEYILDEETATGDLMELGSTSTFNADTCSKSNSKIKLRGELLKLYEVSLCVPVSLSHGRNGREKSFHFCFPAPVISTPPWFLQHHAGDVTLCYITENLLDDQRWVGLELYVQFSRCTSTSTSGNNSFFFCVDLCSHDRESIIMHGSLKINSCVGTSDQFVVLHVPRVHFQQQLNQCQGVSALFRTTDAEMEVLVCGSRLAFEHDLEDLTHSLTAGAGTLGQHVLTQPCSQAQPVDWPGADEAETPINCCSRFHRCRSTGVVVPEQAPSSSIVRLRNYTCYLQQQQGFGESDLTQLVHFRSVMLLHSRSLLENRDRNQENIAEKDKSLVLARHHVHIMAETQLQGSYSSSRWKRCLHLLLRQSKLATLSLGGHTISAFQNFDPSSPYNIICFSDKEIPVWFKHEMSYRTSSWSGVGIKLPSRLHEDENWRGLAICIAFEVHDQRPTTSLVKLLCHLRAKDNYCLNPIPMCSITEEELNSLHLGRFIWVTYIPSILLTEFSVVSDVEARIYVSCRGLTVEKCGMRLLYRQEEGEFVNAITECWTSFFDNLPFISQLVEADYQNVQPWTRHELPMLEGHIKVFDPDLIYNAIPPSTGIPGWFGADIKGRSVARRCGRSWELKLPPSSSDKNWKGLALCASYSIIIGSRFWEKVDEFMFTFETGKNGLSSVHRYQMSNEESEFLKRCCNEVDIFSSPYLHQMTTGESVGGEFIWLSYIPRRWFLHQLNDESVLIASSPGTRWYMARYHLACHRFVYADDVEEFKQLCFDLHRPVPNSKKIRMTDYGIVF
- the LOC112188838 gene encoding uncharacterized protein LOC112188838 isoform X3, yielding MRKRKREFWSSPRDQTVPPLCSSSSSFYMEVAASSSSSSPHTSPSSSSSPPSNWEHDVFLSFRGEDTRNSFTDHLYYAMSQRGIDAFRDTEKLRRGKSISPELLKAIEESKFAVTVLSTNYATSTWCLDELAHILDCRKVMGLEVLPVFYHVEPSEIRKQTGKYGKAFAKHETDSEEKMRKVNKWREALEDIAGLSGWHVTEDRRESEVIQEVVNEILNALNEMLSVPERELVGMDARILEIESRLELESTDVLTVGIWGMGGIGKTTLAKEVFKKIRNQFHPSGFVSQVRLQSEVELQRCLCESFLGDGSINIRTSEKGIKLLKKALYKKKVLIVLDDVDNFKQIECLAPGGPLGENIWGGGSRLIITTRDRSPLRDFNVQENKIYEVEKLRDAEAFQLLSQKAFKKDNPPEEFVALSKSFLQYASGLPLAHEVLGSYLSRLKVDEWSEILHRLDDDEDKDIFSVLQISYDGLQGTDKKIFLDIACFFNGEDHVRVKNILKGCGFSSRIGISNLIDKSLIKIERNKLWMHDLLRCLGWHIVRRESSSPGERSRLWLDDNARWFEGRMSWRFEDARNVVMDNTGTTAVEGLFLSLHEKEKMPLDDDPFLTMCNLRLLKIYNVNFLHVHPRYVSKKLRLLEWHECPLESLPSNFTSDKLVEFKMPNSRIKQLWNETLSLRLLILMDLSNCQYLATTPDFSKVPNLERLILEGCTELSVVHPTIGDLQQLVFLNLKGCASLESLPQSISLRSLRIFILSGCTKLEHFPEIVGNMDALSELYLDGTAIRELPLSIQHLEGLVLLNLSGCRNLLSLPSVLCSHLISLKFLYLSLCSSMEKLPENIGYLKHLEELDACDTAIRKVPESISGLKNLILLCFHGCSGLTGLELPNKFSGLRSLTALNLGGCNLAQGVIPDDIGDLFSLQSLDLSENNFSTIPESISQLSELTEISLFKCSKLRWLPKDLPSSLTNVNIRDCPLLTNSSSSWRRYPPQKGLSIINCRKPEEDDIFLELHEFRLGNLEELDLSYCQYLKKIPDLNGVPNLKKLNLEGCEKLSEVHPTIGRLKHLVFLNLKGCVELKSLPSFISLKSLKIFVLSGCSKLEEFPDIEGDNLSELHLDGTALKHLTICETQLKSPILINLSGCRNLLTVPVLQSLKSLNLSGCSRVSILPSNLENMKHLEELDASETSITAVPSSISYLVKLEVLSFCGCRGLRLPKWFSDLGSLKSLNLRRCGLAEEVLDILYCLSSLKILDLGENSFVTIPNDIDRLSSLQQLDLSGNNLVSIPHEIGCLYSLQLLDLSENNFVSIPKSISNLSELTILRLFRCSKLQSLPNNLPFNLKHVYAQECPMLKHDADTWIIRASGEGFCFIHCGKYEQDDDQPSHVPVPAPEDCVELQFPVYIADRVYGKKPFAICFPHSTRIPNLWSHWRSGPSVTIPLSNGNGACMGLALFVVFEILEGNFNKIWELEEIICEFHTDVGPENSLVFQNFMDFKAGSNALCCYEPRGGQFSGMFVKPSSLRASISTKRQNLKVRGCGMRLISEEDAAEFVKSLANQTATQHLDSNFDRHCEYILDEETATGDLMELGSTSTFNADTCSKSNSKIKLRGELLKLYEGRNGREKSFHFCFPAPVISTPPWFLQHHAGDVTLCYITENLLDDQRWVGLELYVQFSRCTSTSTSGNNSFFFCVDLCSHDRESIIMHGSLKINSCVGTSDQFVVLHVPRVHFQQQLNQCQGVSALFRTTDAEMEVLVCGSRLAFEHDLEDLTHSLTAGAGTLGQHVLTQPCSQAQPVDWPGADEAETPINCCSRFHRCRSTGVVVPEQAPSSSIVRLRNYTCYLQQQQGFGESDLTQLVHFRSVMLLHSRSLLENRDRNQENIAEKDKSLVLARHHVHIMAETQLQGSYSSSRWKRCLHLLLRQSKLATLSLGGHTISAFQNFDPSSPYNIICFSDKEIPVWFKHEMSYRTSSWSGVGIKLPSRLHEDENWRGLAICIAFEVHDQRPTTSLVKLLCHLRAKDNYCLNPIPMCSITEEELNSLHLGRFIWVTYIPSILLTEFSVVSDVEARIYVSCRGLTVEKCGMRLLYRQEEGEFVNAITECWTSFFDNLPFISQLVEADYQNVQPWTRHELPMLEGHIKVFDPDLIYNAIPPSTGIPGWFGADIKGRSVARRCGRSWELKLPPSSSDKNWKGLALCASYSIIIGSRFWEKVDEFMFTFETGKNGLSSVHRYQMSNEESEFLKRCCNEVDIFSSPYLHQMTTGESVGGEFIWLSYIPRRWFLHQLNDESVLIASSPGTRWYMARYHLACHRFVYADDVEEFKQLCFDLHRPVPNSKKIRMTDYGIVF